In a genomic window of Parus major isolate Abel chromosome 26, Parus_major1.1, whole genome shotgun sequence:
- the ELAPOR1 gene encoding UPF0577 protein KIAA1324 homolog isoform X2, whose amino-acid sequence MAGTGARWMPLALCLAVTVSPGRTGEQLHVCKESEYHYEYTACDSSGSRWRVAVPHTPGLCTGLPDPVRGTECSFSCKAGEFLEMQTQTCRPCAAGTYSLGTGVRFDEWDEVPHGFANVATNLEVDDGFGDAAENCTASTWVPLGDYVASNTDECTATLMYAVSLKQSGTVTFEYIYPDSSIVFEFFVQNDQCQPTTEESRWMRTTEKGWEFHSVELSRGNNVLYWRTTAFSVWSKVPKPVLVRNIGITGVAFTSECFPCKPGTFARAAGSTACQPCPADTFSGKGATACQPCEPDTYAEPGAGSCKPRPPCTDKDFFYTHTACDAGGETQLMYKWAEPKICSEELPQAARLPPSGIKTRCPPCNPGFAKGNGSTCQPCPYGSYSNGSACLSCPEGTEPVLGLEYKWWNVLPPNMETTVLSGINFEYKGIAGWEVAGDYIYTAAGASDSDFMILTLVVPGFSPPSPVLEDTESREVARITFVFETLCSVGCELYFMVGVNSRTNTPVETWTGSTGKQSYTYLVEKNATMSFTWAFQRTPYHEAGRRFTSDVAKLYSINVTNVQGGVASFCRRCAPQPAGSCAPCSPGSAVDLSSGSCQPCPPGTYLQSQPSDGTPTCHPCGPGTRSNQLRSLCYNNCSLALALPGRMLHFEFPSLGMGAGVGTGPSFTPKGLRYSHHFRLSLCGHQGRKMASCADNVTAGRGGPARVVISYVCQAILVPPDITGARAAVSSQPISLGDHLLGVTTSSVLDSIVSPPELFPPGHPDLPDIIFFFRSNDMTQPCSGGRATTIRLRCDPLLLGTGTLAVPSKCPEGTCDGCTFHFLWVTAEGCPRCSSSHHRPIVGACIGGVQKTTYVWREPRLCHGGDALPPQVIQACRSVDFWLKVGISTGTCVAVLLAALAAYFWKKTQKLEYKYSKLVMDAAARESEATSPDSCAIMEGEDAEDELLFATEMSLFGKLKALTAKRMPDGFDSVPLKTSSSSTDREL is encoded by the exons ATGGCCGGTACCGGAGCCCGGTGGATGCCACTGGCGCTTTGTCTGGCTGTCACCGTGTCACCGGGACGCACCGGGGAACAGCTACATGTCTGCAAGGAG tcCGAGTACCACTACGAGTACACAGCATGTGACAGCTCAGGCTCACGCTGGAGGGTGGCTGTGCCACACACGCCTGGACTCTGCACTGGCCTGCCCGACCCTGTCAGGGGCACTGAGTGCT CATTCTCCTGCAAGGCGGGCGAGTTCCTGGAGATGCAGACACAGACGTGCCGGCCCTGCGCTGCGGGCACCTACTCACTGGGCACTGGTGTCCGCTTCGATGAGTGGGACGAGGTGCCCCATGGCTTTGCCAACGTGGCCACCAACCTGGAGGTGGATGATGGCTTTGGTGATGCGGCAGAGAACTGCACAGC GTCAACGTGGGTGCCACTGGGGGACTACGTAGCCTCCAACACGGATGAGTGCACAGCCACCCTCATGTATGCTGTGAGCCTCAAGCAGTCGGGGACTGTCACCTTCGAGTACATCTACCCTGACAGCAGCATCGTCTTTGAATTCTTC GTGCAGAACGACCAATGCCAGCCCACGACGGAGGAGTCCCGCTGGATGCGAACGACAGAGAAGGGCTGGGAATTCCACAGC GTGGAACTGAGCCGCGGGAACAATGTGCTGTACTGGCGGACCACCGCCTTCTCCGTATGGTCCAAGGTGCCTAAACCGGTGCTGGTGAGGAACATCGGCATTACAG GGGTGGCCTTCACTTCGGAGTGCTTCCCCTGCAAGCCCGGCACCTTCGCCCGCGCCGCCGGCTCCACCgcctgccagccctgtcccgCCGACACCTTCTCGGGCAAAGGGGCCACCGCCTGCCAGCCCTGCGAGCCCGACACCTACGCGG AGCCCGGCGCGGGGTCCTGCAAGCCACGCCCGCCCTGCACGGACAAGGATTTCTTCTACACCCACACGGCCTGCGACGCCGGCGGGGAG ACTCAGCTGATGTACAAGTGGGCAGAGCCCAAGATCTGCAGCGAGGAGCTGCCGCAGGCAGCCCGGCTGCCACCCTCGGGGATCAAGACCCGGTGCCCTCCCTGCAACCCTGGCTTCGCCAAAGGCAATGGCAGcacctgccagccctgtccctaTGGCTCCTACTCCAACGGCTCCG CCTGCCTGAGCTGCCCAGAGGGCACTGAGCCAGTGCTGGGCTTGGAGTACAAGTGGTGGAATGTGCTGCCCCCCAACATGGAGACCACTGTGCTCAGCGGCATCAACTTCGAGTACAAGGGCATTGCAG GCTGGGAGGTAGCTGGGGACTACATttacacagcagctggagcctcTGACAGTGACTTCATGATCCTCACACTGGTAGTCCCTGGCTTCAG ccctccaAGCCCAGTGCTAGAGgacacagagagcagggaagtggCCAGGATCACCTTTGTTTTCGAGACGCTGTGCAGTGTTGGCTGTGAACTCTACTTTATGGTG GGTGTCAACTCGCGCACCAACACTCCGGTAGAGACATGGACAGGCTCCACAGGGAAACAATCGTACACCTACCTGGTGGAGAAGAATGCGACCATGAGCTTCACCTGGGCCTTCCAGCGCACCCCCTACCATGAGGCA GGCCGGCGGTTCACCAGTGATGTGGCTAAGCTGTACAGCATCAACGTCACCAACGTGCAGGGGGGGGTGGCCTCCTTCTGCCGCCGCTGTGCCCCACAGCCCGCTGGATCCTGTGCCCCGTGttcccctggcagtgctgtggacCTCAGCTCgggcagctgccagccctgcccacctgGCACCTACCTGCAGAGTCAGCCCTCCGATGGGACACCCACCTGCCACCCCTGTGGCCCTGGCACACGCAGCAACCAG ctgCGATCGCTATGCTACAACAactgcagcctggcactggcactgccaggcCGGATGCTGCACTTTGAGTTCCCGTCGCTGGGCATGGGTGCCGGGGTGGGCACTGGGCCCAGCTTCACCCCCAAGGGGCTGCGCTACAGCCACCACTTCCGCCTGAGCCTCTGCGGGCACCAG GGCAGGAAGATGGCTTCATGTGCTGACAATGTGACAGCAGGTCGGGGGGGCCCTGCCCGTGTAGTCATCTCTTATGTGTGCCAGGCCATTCTGGTGCCCCCTGACATCACCGGTGCCCGTGCAGCTGTGTCTTCTCAGCCCATCAGCCTGGGTGACCACCTGCTGG GTGTCACCACCAGCTCCGTGCTGGACAGCATCGTGTCTCCCCCAGAGCTCTTTCCCCCTGGCCACCCTGACCTGCCTGACATCATCTTCTTCTTCAG GTCCAACGACAtgacacagccctgcagtggTGGCCGGGCCACCACCATCCGCCTGCGCTGTGACCCTCTGCTTCTCGGCACTGGcaccctggctgtccccag CAAATGCCCCGAGGGCACCTGCGACGGCTGCACCTTCCATTTCCTGTGGGTGACGGCCGAGGGGTGTCCCcgctgctccagctcccaccaCCGCCCCATCGTCGGCGCCTGTATCGGCGGCGTTCAG AAAACCACCTACGTGTGGCGAGAGCCCCGGCTGTGCCACGGCGGGGACGCCCTGCCGCCGCAGGTGATCCAAGCGTGCCGGAGCGTGGATTTTTGGCTAAAAGTGGGAATTTCCACTGGGACATGCGTGGCCGTCTTGCTGGCCGCGCTCGCCGcttatttctggaaaaagacTCAAAA GTTGGAATACAAATATTCCAAGCTGGTGATGGACGCGGCGGCCCGGGAGAGCGAGGCGACGTCGCCCGACAGCTGCGCCATCATGGAGGGGGAGGACGCGGAGGACGAGCTGCTCTTTGCCACCGAAATGTCACTTTTTGGAAAGCTTAAAGCCCTGACGGCCAAG CGGATGCCGGATGGATTCGACTCGGTCCCGCTCAAGACCTCATCCAGCAGCACCGATCGGGAGCTGTAA
- the SARS1 gene encoding serine--tRNA ligase, cytoplasmic: MVLDLDLFRADKGGDPAMVRDMQRKRFKDPALVDALVRADGAWRRCRFRADNLNKLKNLCSKTIGDKMKKKEPVGTDESVPESAQNLDELTADVLGSLQVSQIKKVRLLIDEAILECDSERLRLEAERFESLREIGNLLHPSVPISNDEDVDNKVERVWGDCSCRKKYSHVDLVVMVDGYEGEKGAVVAGSRGYFLKGPLVFLEQALIQYALQSLRARGYTPVYTPFFMRKEVMQEVAQLSQFDEELYKVIGKGSERAEDSSIDEKYLIATSEQPIAALHRDEWLRPEDLPLKYAGLSTCFRQEVGSHGRDTRGIFRVHQFEKIEQFVYSSPHDNKSWEIFEEMMATAEEFYQSLGIPYHIVNIVSGSLNHAASKKLDLEAWFPGSGAFRELVSCSNCTDYQARRLRIRYGQTKKMMDKVEFVHMLNATMCATTRTICAILENHQTPEGIRIPEKLQNFMPPDLRELIPFIKPAPIDQELSKKQKKQQEGGGKKKAGGGRDQVLEEQMKNMEV, encoded by the exons ATGGTGCTGGATTTGGACCTGTTCCGCGCCGACAAGGGCGGAGACCCCGCCATGGTGCGGGACATGCAGCGAAAGCGCTTCAAGGACCCCGCGCTGGTGGATGCGCTGGTGCGAGCGGACGGCGCCTGGCGGAGGT GCAGGTTTCGTGCCGACAACCTGAACAAGCTGAAGAACCTATGTAGCAAAACCATTGGGGACAAGATGAAG AAAAAGGAGCCAGTAGGGACGGATGAATCAGTCCCAGAGAGTGCACAGAACCTAGATGAACTCACGGCTGATGTCCTGGGG agtcTCCAGGTATCCCAGATAAAGAAAGTTCGGCTGCTCATTGATGAAGCCATCCTGGAGTGTGACTCTGAGCGCCTGCGGCTGGAGGCTGAACGATTTGAGAGCCTCCGGGAGATTGGGAACCTCCTCCACCCCTCTGTGCCCATCAGCAACGATGAG GATGTGGACAACAAGGTGGAGCGGGTTTGGGGtgactgcagctgcaggaagaagtATTCCCATGTGGATCTGGTGGTGATGGTGGATGGCTATGAGGGGGAAAAGGGCGCCGTGGTGGCTGGCAGCCGTGGCTACTTTCTTAAG GGCCCACTGGTGTTCCTGGAGCAGGCACTGATCCAGTACGCACTGCAGAGCCTCCGTGCCCGGGGGTACACCCCTGTGTACACCCCCTTCTTCATGCGCAAGGAGGTGATGCAGGAGGTGGCCCAGCTCAGCCAGTTTGACGAGGAGCTTTACAAG GTGATCGGGAAGGGCAGTGAGCGGGCAGAGGACAGTTCCATCGATGAGAAGTACCTGATCGCCACGTCGGAGCAGCCTATCGCTGCCCTGCACCGAGATGAGTGGCTGCGGCCTGAGGATCTGCCCCTCAAGTATGCAGGACTCAGCACCTGCTTCCGCCAGGAGGTGGgatcccatggcagggacacccGCGGCATCTTCCGTGTCCACCAGTTCGAGAAG ATTGAGCAGTTTGTCTACTCCTCCCCCCATGACAACAAATCCTGGGAGATATTTGAGGAGATGATGGCCACAGCTGAGGAGTTCTACCAGTCCCTCGGGATTCCCTACCACATCGTCAACATTGTCTCAG GCTCCCTGAACCACGCAGCCAGCAAAAAACTGGATCTGGAGGCCTGGTTCCCTGGCTCTGGCGCCTTCCGTGAGCTTGTCTCCTGTTCCAACTGCACCGACTACCAGGCCCGGCGCCTGCGCATCCGCTATGGCCAGACCAAGAAGATGATGGACAAG GTAGAGTTTGTGCACATGCTGAATGCCACCATGTGTGCTACCACCCGCACCATCTGCGCCATCCTGGAGAACCATCAGACCCCCGAGGGCATCCGCATCCCTGAGAAACTCCAGAACTTCATGCCCCCAG ACCTGCGGGAGCTGATTCCATTCATCAAGCCAGCACCCATTGACCAGGAGCTCtccaagaagcagaagaagcagcaagaaGGGGGGGGCAAGAAGAAGGCGGGGGGGGGACGCGACCAGGTGTTGGAGGAGCAGATGAAGAACATGGAGGTCTGA
- the ELAPOR1 gene encoding UPF0577 protein KIAA1324 homolog isoform X1, with amino-acid sequence MAGTGARWMPLALCLAVTVSPGRTGEQLHVCKESEYHYEYTACDSSGSRWRVAVPHTPGLCTGLPDPVRGTECSFSCKAGEFLEMQTQTCRPCAAGTYSLGTGVRFDEWDEVPHGFANVATNLEVDDGFGDAAENCTASTWVPLGDYVASNTDECTATLMYAVSLKQSGTVTFEYIYPDSSIVFEFFVQNDQCQPTTEESRWMRTTEKGWEFHSVELSRGNNVLYWRTTAFSVWSKVPKPVLVRNIGITGVAFTSECFPCKPGTFARAAGSTACQPCPADTFSGKGATACQPCEPDTYAEPGAGSCKPRPPCTDKDFFYTHTACDAGGETQLMYKWAEPKICSEELPQAARLPPSGIKTRCPPCNPGFAKGNGSTCQPCPYGSYSNGSACLSCPEGTEPVLGLEYKWWNVLPPNMETTVLSGINFEYKGIAGWEVAGDYIYTAAGASDSDFMILTLVVPGFSPPSPVLEDTESREVARITFVFETLCSVGCELYFMVGVNSRTNTPVETWTGSTGKQSYTYLVEKNATMSFTWAFQRTPYHEAGRRFTSDVAKLYSINVTNVQGGVASFCRRCAPQPAGSCAPCSPGSAVDLSSGSCQPCPPGTYLQSQPSDGTPTCHPCGPGTRSNQLRSLCYNNCSLALALPGRMLHFEFPSLGMGAGVGTGPSFTPKGLRYSHHFRLSLCGHQGRKMASCADNVTAGRGGPARVVISYVCQAILVPPDITGARAAVSSQPISLGDHLLGVTTSSVLDSIVSPPELFPPGHPDLPDIIFFFRSNDMTQPCSGGRATTIRLRCDPLLLGTGTLAVPSKCPEGTCDGCTFHFLWVTAEGCPRCSSSHHRPIVGACIGGVQKTTYVWREPRLCHGGDALPPQVIQACRSVDFWLKVGISTGTCVAVLLAALAAYFWKKTQKLEYKYSKLVMDAAARESEATSPDSCAIMEGEDAEDELLFATEMSLFGKLKALTAKFPHHRRVPGLSFPTPQRMPDGFDSVPLKTSSSSTDREL; translated from the exons ATGGCCGGTACCGGAGCCCGGTGGATGCCACTGGCGCTTTGTCTGGCTGTCACCGTGTCACCGGGACGCACCGGGGAACAGCTACATGTCTGCAAGGAG tcCGAGTACCACTACGAGTACACAGCATGTGACAGCTCAGGCTCACGCTGGAGGGTGGCTGTGCCACACACGCCTGGACTCTGCACTGGCCTGCCCGACCCTGTCAGGGGCACTGAGTGCT CATTCTCCTGCAAGGCGGGCGAGTTCCTGGAGATGCAGACACAGACGTGCCGGCCCTGCGCTGCGGGCACCTACTCACTGGGCACTGGTGTCCGCTTCGATGAGTGGGACGAGGTGCCCCATGGCTTTGCCAACGTGGCCACCAACCTGGAGGTGGATGATGGCTTTGGTGATGCGGCAGAGAACTGCACAGC GTCAACGTGGGTGCCACTGGGGGACTACGTAGCCTCCAACACGGATGAGTGCACAGCCACCCTCATGTATGCTGTGAGCCTCAAGCAGTCGGGGACTGTCACCTTCGAGTACATCTACCCTGACAGCAGCATCGTCTTTGAATTCTTC GTGCAGAACGACCAATGCCAGCCCACGACGGAGGAGTCCCGCTGGATGCGAACGACAGAGAAGGGCTGGGAATTCCACAGC GTGGAACTGAGCCGCGGGAACAATGTGCTGTACTGGCGGACCACCGCCTTCTCCGTATGGTCCAAGGTGCCTAAACCGGTGCTGGTGAGGAACATCGGCATTACAG GGGTGGCCTTCACTTCGGAGTGCTTCCCCTGCAAGCCCGGCACCTTCGCCCGCGCCGCCGGCTCCACCgcctgccagccctgtcccgCCGACACCTTCTCGGGCAAAGGGGCCACCGCCTGCCAGCCCTGCGAGCCCGACACCTACGCGG AGCCCGGCGCGGGGTCCTGCAAGCCACGCCCGCCCTGCACGGACAAGGATTTCTTCTACACCCACACGGCCTGCGACGCCGGCGGGGAG ACTCAGCTGATGTACAAGTGGGCAGAGCCCAAGATCTGCAGCGAGGAGCTGCCGCAGGCAGCCCGGCTGCCACCCTCGGGGATCAAGACCCGGTGCCCTCCCTGCAACCCTGGCTTCGCCAAAGGCAATGGCAGcacctgccagccctgtccctaTGGCTCCTACTCCAACGGCTCCG CCTGCCTGAGCTGCCCAGAGGGCACTGAGCCAGTGCTGGGCTTGGAGTACAAGTGGTGGAATGTGCTGCCCCCCAACATGGAGACCACTGTGCTCAGCGGCATCAACTTCGAGTACAAGGGCATTGCAG GCTGGGAGGTAGCTGGGGACTACATttacacagcagctggagcctcTGACAGTGACTTCATGATCCTCACACTGGTAGTCCCTGGCTTCAG ccctccaAGCCCAGTGCTAGAGgacacagagagcagggaagtggCCAGGATCACCTTTGTTTTCGAGACGCTGTGCAGTGTTGGCTGTGAACTCTACTTTATGGTG GGTGTCAACTCGCGCACCAACACTCCGGTAGAGACATGGACAGGCTCCACAGGGAAACAATCGTACACCTACCTGGTGGAGAAGAATGCGACCATGAGCTTCACCTGGGCCTTCCAGCGCACCCCCTACCATGAGGCA GGCCGGCGGTTCACCAGTGATGTGGCTAAGCTGTACAGCATCAACGTCACCAACGTGCAGGGGGGGGTGGCCTCCTTCTGCCGCCGCTGTGCCCCACAGCCCGCTGGATCCTGTGCCCCGTGttcccctggcagtgctgtggacCTCAGCTCgggcagctgccagccctgcccacctgGCACCTACCTGCAGAGTCAGCCCTCCGATGGGACACCCACCTGCCACCCCTGTGGCCCTGGCACACGCAGCAACCAG ctgCGATCGCTATGCTACAACAactgcagcctggcactggcactgccaggcCGGATGCTGCACTTTGAGTTCCCGTCGCTGGGCATGGGTGCCGGGGTGGGCACTGGGCCCAGCTTCACCCCCAAGGGGCTGCGCTACAGCCACCACTTCCGCCTGAGCCTCTGCGGGCACCAG GGCAGGAAGATGGCTTCATGTGCTGACAATGTGACAGCAGGTCGGGGGGGCCCTGCCCGTGTAGTCATCTCTTATGTGTGCCAGGCCATTCTGGTGCCCCCTGACATCACCGGTGCCCGTGCAGCTGTGTCTTCTCAGCCCATCAGCCTGGGTGACCACCTGCTGG GTGTCACCACCAGCTCCGTGCTGGACAGCATCGTGTCTCCCCCAGAGCTCTTTCCCCCTGGCCACCCTGACCTGCCTGACATCATCTTCTTCTTCAG GTCCAACGACAtgacacagccctgcagtggTGGCCGGGCCACCACCATCCGCCTGCGCTGTGACCCTCTGCTTCTCGGCACTGGcaccctggctgtccccag CAAATGCCCCGAGGGCACCTGCGACGGCTGCACCTTCCATTTCCTGTGGGTGACGGCCGAGGGGTGTCCCcgctgctccagctcccaccaCCGCCCCATCGTCGGCGCCTGTATCGGCGGCGTTCAG AAAACCACCTACGTGTGGCGAGAGCCCCGGCTGTGCCACGGCGGGGACGCCCTGCCGCCGCAGGTGATCCAAGCGTGCCGGAGCGTGGATTTTTGGCTAAAAGTGGGAATTTCCACTGGGACATGCGTGGCCGTCTTGCTGGCCGCGCTCGCCGcttatttctggaaaaagacTCAAAA GTTGGAATACAAATATTCCAAGCTGGTGATGGACGCGGCGGCCCGGGAGAGCGAGGCGACGTCGCCCGACAGCTGCGCCATCATGGAGGGGGAGGACGCGGAGGACGAGCTGCTCTTTGCCACCGAAATGTCACTTTTTGGAAAGCTTAAAGCCCTGACGGCCAAG tttccccaccaCAGGAGGGTTCCgggcctcagtttccccacccCACAGCGGATGCCGGATGGATTCGACTCGGTCCCGCTCAAGACCTCATCCAGCAGCACCGATCGGGAGCTGTAA